A single region of the Chryseobacterium sp. 6424 genome encodes:
- a CDS encoding TonB-dependent receptor domain-containing protein, whose amino-acid sequence MTDKIEITSMIRKRTLGLTFVLGAASLAFAQQKVNVSGVIRDKGNAAVPYASVSFSNKVNKLFSDAVLTDEKGAYTLALAPGNYDITVEAIDYKTAVFNRQITSGGSLGNLTIEAEASLTSAKTQDIQGVVITAQAVKPYRVEIDKKVYDPSLDIVSKGGNLQDVLSNVPSVSVDTDGTVSMRGNTNVRFLINGKPSSLLGIDDGANALQSIPAEQIERIEVITNPSSKFEASGTAGILNIILKKDKKMGFNGTVTGTLGYLPRTNLNTNLNWRKGNWTWYVNGGGGYSENESSSKNTVTRKDNLSSLASSAFPFTQYSNQIGKSERDGENYNLTAGFVHDLGDKTSINFSGMLRSFDNKSNTLNSYEERIYTNASAFNDINRNRNSFGDNSNFATQIDFGLDQKIGDNGQLLTLSGSIQNNKNEGSNQIVQNTFIGNVLQATGNSINNVTTDSKSDTFIGKADYELPIGETSKLEAGIRYDYNKNTYDYFVNQSDNGQAFYTRYDFTSNTIYSESILGAYAQFKSKLGEKLGYQLGLRSETSAIDINFTNFNNFGQAIEQPEVKKNYTQFFPSVFLSYDLGKNNQILLNYSRRINRPRAFSLIPFMSFDDDRNYFRGNPNLNPTYENSFELGYSLSKNKITFNPTIYFKKSEDEQNRYQYVDGMGAINTIPVNAGTETNYGLDLNATFDPFRWWKVMLSTDLYGYKNEGSYNLFPDNPITANDFSGDGFSYRIRFNNIFRPTKNLSMQLQSFYRAGEKTAMNNRKAMYGFDFGASQMIWNGNGTIAVNVRDIFNTRRMRNYSDTPQFTREMEMQWQPRQFSVSLTYRFRQGEKIDQPRRKKDINSNAAGDEEMQGPM is encoded by the coding sequence ATGACAGACAAAATTGAAATTACATCGATGATCAGAAAGCGGACATTAGGCCTCACCTTTGTCCTCGGTGCAGCAAGTTTAGCATTTGCGCAGCAGAAAGTAAACGTATCGGGCGTTATTCGCGACAAAGGAAATGCCGCCGTACCTTACGCCTCTGTAAGCTTTAGCAACAAGGTCAATAAACTCTTCAGCGATGCAGTTTTAACTGATGAAAAAGGTGCCTATACCCTTGCGCTGGCACCCGGAAATTACGACATTACCGTAGAAGCCATTGATTATAAGACAGCCGTATTCAACCGCCAGATCACCTCCGGTGGAAGTTTGGGAAATCTAACAATTGAGGCTGAAGCTTCGCTTACCAGCGCAAAGACACAGGACATCCAGGGTGTAGTGATTACCGCGCAGGCCGTAAAGCCTTACCGTGTGGAAATTGACAAAAAAGTATATGACCCTTCACTCGACATCGTATCAAAAGGCGGAAACCTTCAGGATGTGCTTTCAAACGTGCCATCGGTTTCTGTAGATACCGATGGAACAGTCTCGATGAGAGGGAATACCAATGTAAGATTCCTCATCAACGGGAAACCTTCCTCTCTGTTAGGTATTGATGACGGCGCTAATGCCTTACAGTCGATCCCGGCGGAACAGATTGAAAGAATTGAAGTCATCACCAATCCTTCCTCGAAATTTGAAGCCAGCGGAACCGCAGGTATTCTGAACATCATCTTGAAAAAGGATAAGAAGATGGGGTTCAACGGTACCGTGACGGGTACTTTAGGATATTTACCAAGAACAAACCTGAACACGAACCTTAACTGGAGAAAAGGCAACTGGACCTGGTATGTGAACGGTGGTGGTGGCTACAGTGAGAATGAAAGCTCCAGCAAGAATACCGTTACACGAAAGGACAACCTGAGCAGCCTTGCCAGCAGCGCCTTCCCATTCACACAATATTCAAACCAGATAGGGAAAAGTGAGCGCGACGGCGAAAATTATAACCTGACCGCCGGTTTCGTGCATGATCTTGGCGATAAAACTTCAATAAATTTTTCGGGAATGCTGAGAAGTTTTGATAACAAATCAAACACACTGAACAGTTATGAAGAAAGAATCTACACAAACGCTTCGGCATTTAATGATATTAACAGAAACCGTAACAGTTTCGGTGATAACAGCAACTTTGCTACTCAGATCGACTTCGGCTTAGACCAGAAAATAGGCGACAACGGACAATTGCTGACGCTATCAGGGAGCATCCAAAACAATAAAAACGAAGGCAGCAACCAGATTGTACAGAATACCTTTATCGGCAATGTGTTGCAGGCCACCGGTAACTCTATTAACAACGTAACTACAGATTCTAAAAGCGACACCTTCATCGGTAAGGCAGATTATGAACTGCCCATCGGTGAAACATCAAAACTTGAAGCCGGTATCCGTTACGATTATAACAAAAACACGTACGATTATTTTGTAAATCAAAGTGACAACGGCCAGGCTTTCTATACCCGCTATGATTTTACGAGCAACACCATTTACTCCGAAAGTATCTTGGGGGCCTACGCACAGTTCAAAAGCAAACTGGGCGAAAAGTTAGGCTACCAGCTAGGTTTAAGAAGTGAAACTTCCGCCATCGACATTAATTTTACCAATTTCAACAACTTTGGACAGGCCATTGAACAACCAGAGGTAAAGAAAAACTACACGCAATTCTTCCCGTCGGTATTTTTAAGTTATGATCTGGGCAAGAACAACCAGATATTGCTTAATTATTCAAGAAGGATCAACAGGCCAAGAGCATTCTCCCTGATTCCGTTTATGTCATTTGATGACGACAGAAACTACTTCCGTGGTAACCCGAACCTAAACCCTACCTATGAGAACTCTTTTGAGCTTGGCTACAGCCTTTCAAAGAACAAAATAACCTTCAACCCTACCATCTATTTCAAAAAATCTGAGGATGAACAGAACCGTTACCAGTACGTTGACGGTATGGGCGCCATCAACACCATCCCGGTAAACGCAGGTACAGAAACCAATTACGGGTTAGACCTTAATGCGACTTTCGACCCGTTCAGATGGTGGAAAGTCATGCTCTCTACCGATCTGTATGGGTATAAGAACGAAGGCAGCTACAACCTTTTCCCTGATAATCCTATCACTGCAAATGATTTCTCCGGGGACGGGTTTTCTTACAGAATACGTTTCAACAATATCTTCAGGCCTACTAAAAACCTAAGCATGCAGTTACAGTCATTCTACAGAGCAGGCGAGAAAACGGCTATGAACAACCGGAAAGCGATGTATGGATTTGATTTCGGGGCCTCACAGATGATCTGGAACGGTAACGGTACCATCGCAGTGAATGTGCGCGACATCTTCAACACCCGAAGAATGCGAAACTACTCGGACACCCCACAGTTTACCCGCGAGATGGAGATGCAGTGGCAGCCACGTCAGTTCAGCGTATCGCTCACTTACCGCTTCAGACAGGGTGAGAAGATTGACCAGCCACGCCGCAAAAAAGACATCAACAGCAATGCTGCCGGCGATGAGGAAATGCAGGGCCCAATGTAA
- the mltG gene encoding endolytic transglycosylase MltG, with translation MNKNIKVLAIAGAVIFLVLAVFGFRYYQKFFGNNVAKEGYVLIPHNSNFKAILDSVSPYLKNPKQFEEVALSKNLDQFYHAGRYHIQEGADNSALVNMIKAGNQTEDTFRIGDFGDVYQMIGRVTRKTELDSLRFVKDLNNIAVKKGYRDAEDLKKYFFIDTYNFYWTVTPEEFFSKFEDQYNGFWTAERVSKEKQSGLTRNQIYALASIVYKESGGKPDEQKTIAGLYLNRYRKGMKLQSDPTVIYAINKESNFTTPIKRVFYKHLSHPSPYNTYANPGIPPGPICITDKNSVDAVLNAEDNNYIFMAADPDRLGYHRFTASDTEHAKNAKDYQNWLNSKNIK, from the coding sequence ATGAATAAAAATATTAAAGTGCTTGCTATTGCGGGCGCAGTCATTTTCTTGGTGTTAGCAGTTTTCGGCTTTCGCTATTATCAGAAGTTCTTCGGCAACAATGTGGCGAAAGAAGGCTACGTGCTGATTCCTCATAACTCAAATTTCAAGGCGATACTCGATTCGGTTTCCCCTTATCTGAAAAATCCCAAACAGTTTGAAGAGGTGGCTTTGAGCAAAAACCTGGACCAGTTTTACCATGCCGGCCGCTACCACATACAGGAAGGCGCGGACAACTCTGCCCTTGTGAACATGATAAAAGCCGGTAACCAAACCGAAGACACCTTCAGAATTGGGGATTTTGGTGATGTGTACCAAATGATCGGCCGCGTCACCCGAAAAACGGAACTCGACTCGTTGCGGTTTGTGAAAGACCTTAACAACATCGCCGTTAAAAAAGGCTACCGCGACGCTGAGGATCTTAAAAAATACTTTTTCATCGATACGTATAACTTTTACTGGACTGTCACTCCCGAAGAGTTCTTCAGTAAATTTGAAGATCAGTATAACGGCTTCTGGACCGCAGAACGCGTCTCCAAAGAAAAGCAGAGCGGGCTTACGCGTAACCAGATCTACGCCTTGGCATCCATTGTTTACAAAGAATCTGGCGGAAAACCCGATGAGCAGAAAACCATTGCCGGCCTCTACCTGAACCGCTATCGTAAAGGCATGAAGTTGCAGAGCGACCCAACGGTGATATATGCCATCAATAAAGAAAGTAATTTTACCACACCAATCAAAAGGGTTTTTTACAAACATCTTTCTCACCCTTCGCCATACAACACCTACGCGAATCCCGGCATCCCGCCAGGCCCGATTTGTATTACCGATAAGAACTCGGTGGACGCGGTCTTAAACGCCGAGGACAACAATTACATCTTCATGGCTGCCGATCCCGACAGGTTGGGTTACCATCGTTTCACGGCCAGCGATACAGAACATGCCAAAAATGCCAAAGACTATCAAAACTGGCTGAATTCAAAAAATATTAAATAA
- the dapF gene encoding diaminopimelate epimerase produces the protein MQNTIEFYKYQGTGNDFVMIDNRDLQFPKDQELIRKLCDRRFGIGGDGLILLENHDQADFRMVYYNSDGNESTMCGNGGRCIVAFAHFLDIFEDTTVFEAIDGGHEAQIHNGTVKLKMIDVEHLLKDGENWVTNTGSPHFVKAVTNLQDYDVYAEGNKIRNSPTYSAEGINVNFTEALSESEIFVRTYERGVEDETLSCGTGATAAALVFMQQHDLRSVQVKVLGGNLRIYADREGDSFRNIWLEGPAKQVFRGKLDI, from the coding sequence ATGCAAAATACAATCGAATTTTATAAGTATCAGGGTACCGGGAACGATTTCGTAATGATCGACAACCGCGACCTTCAGTTCCCTAAAGATCAAGAACTCATCCGTAAACTCTGCGACCGGCGTTTCGGCATTGGCGGCGATGGGCTTATTCTGCTTGAAAATCATGATCAGGCCGATTTCCGAATGGTATATTACAATTCTGACGGGAACGAGAGTACAATGTGCGGAAACGGTGGCCGCTGTATTGTCGCCTTCGCCCATTTCCTCGATATCTTTGAAGACACCACTGTTTTTGAGGCTATAGACGGGGGGCACGAAGCACAAATCCACAATGGGACCGTAAAGTTAAAAATGATTGATGTAGAGCACCTGCTTAAAGATGGTGAAAACTGGGTAACCAACACCGGATCGCCCCATTTCGTGAAGGCTGTAACAAACCTTCAGGACTATGACGTGTATGCCGAAGGTAACAAAATAAGAAATTCGCCGACTTACTCTGCGGAAGGGATTAATGTAAACTTCACCGAAGCGCTGTCGGAGTCAGAAATCTTCGTGCGTACCTATGAACGTGGCGTGGAAGATGAAACCCTCAGTTGTGGGACCGGTGCCACGGCTGCCGCACTCGTGTTCATGCAGCAGCACGATCTAAGGTCGGTACAGGTGAAGGTATTGGGCGGAAACCTCCGTATTTATGCGGACCGCGAAGGAGATTCGTTCCGTAATATTTGGCTCGAAGGCCCTGCAAAGCAGGTTTTCCGGGGTAAGTTGGATATTTAA
- the pnuC gene encoding nicotinamide riboside transporter PnuC: MSIYELFIVPYQTYEPYQIALEFTAAFFGLLSVFFSIKKNIWVYPTGIISTALYVYILYKFGLLGDMLINVYYTAMSVYGWVLWAKSADDHVHVEVSYTSRKEWVVVSILFIISLLLITAVYYYKPLLDGHLSQQQAIAGFGHLDWANWLDVFTTAIFLVGMWLMAKRKIENWIFWIIGDLICVPIMLYKGLGITSVQYVVFTVMATIGYFEWRKSPKNTQLS; encoded by the coding sequence ATGAGTATATACGAACTTTTCATCGTGCCTTACCAAACGTATGAACCTTACCAGATCGCCCTGGAGTTTACCGCGGCTTTCTTTGGTTTGCTTTCTGTGTTTTTTTCCATCAAAAAGAACATTTGGGTGTACCCTACCGGCATCATCTCTACCGCACTTTATGTGTATATCCTTTATAAATTCGGGCTGTTGGGAGATATGCTGATTAATGTATATTACACTGCGATGAGTGTCTATGGCTGGGTATTGTGGGCTAAAAGCGCCGATGATCATGTACATGTAGAAGTTTCGTACACCAGCAGAAAGGAATGGGTGGTGGTCAGCATCCTGTTCATCATCAGTTTATTGCTGATTACGGCTGTATATTATTATAAACCACTGCTCGACGGGCATTTGTCGCAACAGCAGGCGATAGCCGGCTTCGGTCATCTGGACTGGGCCAACTGGCTGGACGTCTTTACGACCGCCATCTTCTTGGTCGGGATGTGGCTGATGGCAAAAAGGAAAATTGAAAACTGGATCTTCTGGATCATTGGTGACTTAATTTGTGTCCCGATCATGCTATATAAAGGCCTTGGAATCACCAGCGTGCAGTATGTGGTTTTTACTGTAATGGCAACTATCGGGTATTTCGAGTGGCGAAAATCACCGAAAAATACGCAGCTATCGTAA
- a CDS encoding APC family permease, whose amino-acid sequence MANIWIKKPMEAYEADIKKSQLKRVLGKWSLTAIGIGAIIGGGIFVLTGTGAYYNAGPALALSFVIAGIACVFAALCYAEFASILPVEGSAYAYAYGTVGEVFAWIIGWGLILEYAMGSMTVAVSWSGYFAKFLKMFGLHLPAWLTTDPQTFAAAGGNGFSMNLPALLIVLFVISILIRGTKGAAKANNLIVIMKVSAIIFVIVAGVFFINVDNWIPFIPEPTTIVENGVSHSAYGYAGIVAGASAIFFAYVGFDAVSTQAGEAINPKKDVPFAIITSLVICTILYILVSLVLTGMMHYSDFNPLGKYPDAIKAPVAYAFDIAGQAWAGYIITIAATVGLISVLMVMIMGQSRIFLGMSKDGLIPKTFSKVNPITGVPKKNLVILGVVISIVAAFTPINDLAHMTSFGTLFAFTMVCVAVWMLRVKQPNLPRSFRVPFLPVIATLGILINVYLIINLSIEAQTYSFIWLLLGVIIYFLYSKKHSNLQNGGFGETFKAEQEPLEKVDVDIDNKK is encoded by the coding sequence ATGGCGAATATCTGGATTAAGAAACCCATGGAAGCGTATGAAGCGGACATAAAGAAGAGTCAGCTGAAACGTGTACTTGGGAAATGGAGTTTAACAGCAATTGGTATCGGGGCGATTATTGGCGGGGGCATCTTTGTACTTACCGGTACCGGCGCATATTATAACGCGGGTCCCGCGCTCGCACTTTCTTTTGTAATCGCGGGGATCGCGTGTGTTTTCGCGGCGCTTTGCTACGCTGAATTTGCGTCTATCCTACCAGTGGAAGGTTCTGCTTATGCTTATGCGTATGGCACCGTGGGTGAAGTCTTTGCATGGATCATCGGGTGGGGCCTCATCCTCGAATACGCGATGGGCTCCATGACGGTGGCTGTATCATGGTCCGGGTATTTCGCCAAATTCCTGAAGATGTTTGGGCTGCATCTGCCTGCCTGGCTTACCACCGATCCTCAGACGTTTGCCGCGGCTGGCGGCAATGGTTTTTCAATGAATCTGCCGGCGTTGCTTATCGTACTTTTTGTAATTTCTATTCTGATCCGTGGTACCAAGGGCGCCGCGAAAGCCAATAACCTGATTGTGATTATGAAAGTATCTGCCATCATCTTCGTTATTGTGGCAGGTGTATTCTTCATTAATGTTGATAACTGGATTCCTTTCATCCCAGAGCCAACGACTATTGTTGAGAATGGTGTCTCGCATTCTGCCTATGGTTATGCAGGTATTGTAGCGGGTGCTTCGGCGATTTTCTTTGCGTATGTAGGTTTCGACGCCGTTTCCACCCAGGCTGGGGAAGCCATCAATCCGAAGAAAGATGTTCCGTTCGCTATTATTACATCACTGGTCATCTGTACCATACTGTATATTTTGGTATCCTTGGTATTGACTGGGATGATGCATTATTCCGACTTTAATCCGCTCGGTAAATACCCGGACGCGATAAAAGCTCCTGTAGCGTATGCCTTTGATATCGCCGGGCAGGCCTGGGCCGGATACATTATTACCATTGCTGCGACTGTAGGTCTCATATCTGTACTGATGGTGATGATTATGGGGCAGTCTCGTATTTTCTTAGGCATGTCTAAGGACGGTTTAATCCCCAAAACATTTTCAAAAGTAAACCCAATAACCGGTGTACCGAAGAAAAATTTGGTCATTTTGGGGGTTGTCATCTCTATTGTAGCGGCATTTACTCCGATTAACGATTTGGCGCATATGACAAGTTTCGGTACTTTATTCGCCTTTACCATGGTGTGTGTAGCGGTATGGATGCTGCGTGTGAAGCAGCCTAACCTGCCAAGGAGTTTCCGGGTGCCGTTTTTACCGGTAATCGCGACATTGGGGATTTTAATCAATGTATATCTGATCATCAACCTGAGTATCGAAGCACAGACGTACTCATTCATCTGGTTGCTGTTAGGTGTAATCATTTACTTCCTGTACAGTAAAAAACACTCTAATCTACAAAACGGTGGTTTTGGTGAAACCTTTAAGGCAGAGCAGGAGCCACTTGAAAAAGTAGATGTAGATATTGATAATAAAAAATAA
- a CDS encoding glycosyl hydrolase gives MKKIIAVIISCVTVHVYAQKVSFTPLLEDAVSIRSLQIWDGKVWYSGTDSKFGYVHLNNPSDKKQLKLTAEKLQFRTLAQDHQAFYAINIESPARFFRIDKLTLNSAIIYQDPAENAFYDALHFHKNRLYTFSDPEKDLRLKFAEILIQKGKAEPRYYSSYILNSGEAAFAASNTNIAARGKYVWLTTGGTSSRVFRLNTRKRKIEIFDTPFIQGNSSQGIYSIDFYDKDFGIAVGGDYTKQTENTNNIATTHNGGKTWQIQASGKNGGYKTCVRIRPGSGGKEIIAVGDQNIEYSKDFGHSWTTISEEKGLYVCEWTSASTVVLAGKNRIIQMKFE, from the coding sequence ATGAAAAAGATCATCGCTGTCATAATATCCTGTGTTACCGTACATGTGTATGCCCAGAAGGTTTCGTTCACACCACTTTTAGAAGACGCTGTATCCATCCGCTCGCTGCAAATCTGGGATGGAAAAGTCTGGTATTCGGGCACAGATTCTAAGTTTGGCTATGTGCACCTAAATAATCCGTCTGACAAAAAACAACTGAAACTCACCGCAGAAAAATTGCAGTTCAGGACACTTGCGCAGGACCATCAGGCTTTCTACGCGATCAATATTGAAAGTCCGGCGCGTTTTTTCAGGATTGATAAGTTGACGCTCAATTCAGCAATTATATATCAGGATCCCGCTGAAAACGCCTTTTACGATGCCCTACACTTTCATAAAAACCGCCTTTACACCTTCAGTGATCCCGAAAAAGACCTGCGTTTGAAATTCGCTGAGATCCTCATCCAAAAAGGTAAGGCAGAACCCAGGTACTATTCAAGCTATATCCTGAACTCCGGCGAAGCAGCCTTCGCGGCAAGTAATACCAATATTGCGGCACGAGGAAAGTATGTGTGGTTGACTACAGGTGGCACTTCTTCACGGGTTTTCCGGCTGAATACCCGAAAGCGTAAGATTGAAATCTTTGATACACCATTCATTCAGGGCAACTCTTCGCAGGGAATCTACTCGATTGATTTCTATGACAAGGATTTCGGTATCGCGGTGGGTGGGGATTACACCAAGCAGACCGAGAATACCAACAATATCGCTACGACGCACAATGGCGGTAAAACCTGGCAGATACAGGCCTCCGGAAAGAATGGCGGTTATAAAACCTGCGTGAGGATCCGTCCCGGCTCCGGTGGAAAAGAAATTATTGCCGTCGGTGACCAAAATATTGAATATTCAAAGGATTTTGGGCATAGCTGGACGACCATTTCGGAAGAAAAAGGGCTGTACGTATGTGAATGGACGAGCGCAAGCACCGTGGTCTTAGCCGGTAAAAACAGAATAATCCAGATGAAATTCGAGTAA